The following DNA comes from Ammospiza caudacuta isolate bAmmCau1 chromosome 15, bAmmCau1.pri, whole genome shotgun sequence.
CTCTGCCCCTCAGTGCCACACGTCAAACAACATGTCCCACACCAGACACGAGGTGCTGAAGTGATCTtacccagcagcacagcagcagcagatccaaATGCCACAACTGGTGGCATAATCACAATATATGACAGCATTCAGGGCATGCCACACTGGGAGAAACTTAGTTTACCAGGAGAAAAATATTACAAAGAAAGCCAGAGTATTCCAAGCTCTGCTTCTGGCTGAAGCCACACGTCACAGACAGACCAAATGTTACAAAAAGAAATTCTCCAGAAGTGGCTTAGGAGAACCCAAGAGAGCAGGACGACAGGACAATGGCAGATTTATTTACAATAGGACACAAAGAATACatacattaattaaaaattacaaagaatacagagaaaacacttcagggaagggagagaaatCAATGCTGGCTGAGCCTCTCcactggggcaggggcagaagaaaaaaagaaataaaaatcaacaaaaatcTCAGAGAGGGACCTCAAATCAGAACTGACACAGGATTCCACAGCACAGTTGGCTCACACAtcccctcctccttttttccatcCATGATTCCTGGCTGATTAGATTTGGGCATGAAGGGCAGGGCCAATGGGAAGGGACACAGGCCCTTGCATGGACCTGGTGGAAACTTATGGCAATTGGGGTTTAAAAAGGCCCCAAAGCCCTCCCTGGGATCAAGGAGGGCTTTGGACAGCTTTGGGTTGGAATGATGTGACCTGTGGCAGCTGGTCATTGGAAGACCTTActccaagaagaaaaattttcatAGATCTCACTAGAAAAAACCTCTTCTCTGTAGTCCTGGCGGAATCCAGTGAgtctggggatggagggagccTTCACTGCAACATGGAACCTTTTTACTGATAAACATCACTGAAGTgaccaaaacaaaagaaaacaaaccacaaccCAACTTTAACCTCTTTTAAAAAGAGCTTCCCATGGTCTGATTCAGGCATCAAGCCATGGGAAAAGAAGAGCCCGTGTCAGCTATCCAGAAGAGCTCTGTTTTTTGTGGAGAAGAACAAAATACAGCTATGGGGTGTACACTTTTCCTGTTCCCTGGAGGTAGAGAATTtcagaggaggagcagagagcagcaaggGCAGTCAGAGCACAGGGCCAGCGAGAGAGCCCCACTCCCAGCCATGGGACAGCTCACGGGGccacctgcctgtgccagccccctCAGCATGGCCTGCACTGCCCTTGGGCAGCTCGGGCCCAACACTGCCTCAGATCACTTGGCACTAACACCACGGCACcagagccatccctgcaggcTCTTCAGGATCCCAGTGGCATTCCCAGGAAGGAGCCTGCCCTGATTCCTCACTCATCCAGAGCAGAGCTATTGACAGAACAAACTCTGGTAATTACCTCACACATCCTTCCAGTCCTGTATATAGCACAACCACGTCACTTCCACCAGGACCTTTTGTCCTGCCTTCTGCAGGAGAGGCAATCCCACCCTCCCACACGGCCTGTGCTGTCCGAGGCTGGAGGGAGCAGCGGTGCTGAAGGTTGCTCAAGCTCTCTCAGGGTGAAATTGCACTTCCCAGGCTCGGAATGGCACCTCCAGCAAATTGTAAACGAGCCAAAGCCGGGACTTCGGCGATCGGAGCGCGCCAGGCTCCAGCTGGGTGAGCCTTGAGGCTCCGCTTGTTCTGCCATAGTCAAGCTCCCTCTTCTGTGCAGACACGAAGGCAGGAGAAAAACCCAGTCTGATACTTGTCTGAAGAGTCTCCCTGAATCCTAGAGCACCCCAGGGGCTGGAAGAAAACGTTTTCACAAGTGTTTCCACTGCTGTCTCAAATCCGTTCATCATCAACATAAAAAAAAGGATGGATTAGCAAAAAGGGGGTTTACTTATACAGAGGGACATTTCTCTGCTAAAAAACTCCCTCAAATATGGAACAGGATAATAAAGTTAAAATGTAAGGTATCTACAGACCCCTTTTCCCCGCAGAAGTAGCCCAGAATCCATGTACACTGTGCCAAAGTTACATTCCAAATCGAGGAGTTAATTATTTCTCTTGTGACTCTCCCACtggattttttgtttccttaaaaaGAGCTGGGagaagatgtccctgtccctcctgggaGGACACGTGTTCAGAGGTGTCTGATTCCTGCTGGGGGCTCCAGCTTCAGTCGATTTTCACGGCGGCATAGATCTTCCTCACAAACATGTAGGCTGCGTAGAAGCCAATGGTGCCCGTCAGGAGCCAGAAGGACAGGACCATGAGGGCAGTGTAGCCAAAGTACAGTAAGGAGGGAATGAACTCAACAATATCCAGCTGAAAGAGAAGAGGATGAAAAAAGTCAGCGAAATAACGCACACAGATGACAAACCAACCAGTGCCCTCTGCAAGGAGAGCGCTGGCAAAGGgaggaaaattttcatttttgtccAGCTGAAGGGAGATTCCCTATGAGGTGGGGTCAGGGAATGCTGCTCTGTGCAAGTCCTgtgtggagagtttagttcaggcatggcttgaggaaaaaggccacgaagccatgcaactgagagaaaagtaacaggtagctgtgaagcagtttcaaagcagttcccagcctgacttctataaacaattagtctctctcaggcatccttgcataaacaataaagttctcaggcagtcttcccataacaaaggtaacatcctctctgggaaaagatggcaccctgggaacagttatggaagttttgagaaccgttcgtatcacagtgagaacactgattttgtttgatgtaaacaatcaacagtattgtaaaacaaaaggagtggttagagttttctctgttagcctatcgtaaacctggattttggaatatgcatgaagttaattaacactgttatttaaagtgactgatcgatcaataaatttggagttcgatgcattataggatggtcgttctccccctcacttcaacagtCCTGGGGCACCTACACCCTCCTCTCCTGTCTGGAAGGGCTGTGAGCACTGCCTTGGGCTGGCATGGGCAGATTGGCCCTCAGCAGGCCCACTGTTTcctttcccaaatcccacagtcACCCCAAAAACGTGGCACTTCCACCCAGAGGAATACCTTGTTCACAAAGTAGAAGACAGCATAGATGAGCACGTAGAAGGCAGATCCTCCAGACACCAGGAAGGTTCTCCACCACCAGCGGTAATCCTGACAGGATAAAGAGCCTCATTATCCCCCCCAGGACTTTCTtctccccaggcactgcctcagGGAAGCTGTGACAGGGAGAACACCACCCATCTTCAAAGGAAATCCACAATGTGGGACTGGTGAACTTTTTCTGTTCAAAGCACCTGCTGCCCAAGGACATGGCTCACCTTTGGTCctgcattttgttttgtatGTGGGGGGAATGGAACAGTTTGGGAACAGCTCAAAAcactctgtgcccagcaaaACTCCTGGTATGGAACCATAGTTCCCAGCCTAACAGATAACCAAGGAGCTTTAACTCCCTTTACAGTGCAGAGATAATCACACCTGTGAAGCTGGGCCACACTGATctttgctgagcagcagcaataaTGTGATCTGTGCTtttccaggagcagagcaccTTCTGCTATCCAAATTACAAACATGGAAATCTCacctcagcacagagctggaaatACACCATGACAATGCTGATCTGGGAGCAGGATACCACCAGAATGATAAACACCAGGAAGAGGAAGCCAAAAAGGTAATAGAACTGGTTCTCCCAGATTGCCTGAAATAAACACACAGCAGGAATTGATTTCCATGTTACTGTCATCAATCATTGAACATGGGACTCACTCCTGGCAGCCAGACAGGGGAAAATGAGGAGCCCCCTCAGCCTCACCTAGATGGAACCACAGATCTAATGCATTTCACAACGTCACTTTAGACGATTCAGGTTGCCAAAAGGGGCACAAGGACCTCTGAGATATCTTGTTCATTCCCCTACATCTCCCAAGCAAATTCTTCCCCATCCATACAAGGTGAAAAATGGGTAGCAGCAGAACAGTGACTGTCTCAAGACCAGGACTCCTCCTTGATGTAATGTTACAGTAAATTTTCTCTTTACCACCAAGTCACCAGGAGAGTCCCATAGCTCTCCCTGGGAACTACTGAATGGCCTGGAAGAGACCAGCCACCCCTTCAGAGAACACAGGAACAGGAGACTGCTCCAGTGCAAGGCCCCTCCCTTTCAAAAGCTTTGGCATGAAAAGAATCCCATTGAGGAAGACAGTGGGTTAAATGCTTACACTGAAAATGAAGAACAGCTCAATGAACATGGCTCCAAAAGGCAGAATACCAGCCATGAGGATCCTACAGAGcagaaacaattaaaaattccttgtaaacaCACAGCACAGTCCAAGCAAAGGCTCTACATTTCCAGATTACTAAATTTCACAGGCaatggcacagctgctcccactgctaAGTACCCCTCATACCACATCCAAATTATCAATGTCGTCTCAAGGAACCCAATCTGCCATCTGTCCATgtccagagagcagcaggtgaCCCTCAGCAACCCAAGGGGACCAAGGGGAGGGGATTTAACTCACCATATTTCCCAGACACTGATCACTCACCCCACAAATTTGTTCATATACCACCTCTGCTCCGGGATCTGCCTGGGAATCTGATTTGTCCGTACAGGATTGTCATAGGGCTGCTTGCGAAATCCAAAGTAGTAACCCAGGTAGACCAAGGGCAAGGAGATCCCAAACCACATGCACAGCAAGGCCACCATGGTAGGGAAAGGCACCTGGAATCACACCAAGAGCCACAGAAGTGAGGCTGACAgatctcctgccctggggactgAAGTCATTGGCCAAGCCAACTTGTCACCCACTTGGAAAGGTCTGGGAAGCCAAGTGGGTCCCTCTCAGCCCAGTGACCCTGTCCCACCCAGCAGGCCCCAGGCTGAGGGTGGCACCTACCGCACCAGAGGAGTGTTTCCCCCAGATGAAGCAGTTGAGGACAAAGCAGATGCCAAAGACAACGCCCGGGTACAGCGTCGCTGTCTGCAAGAGGAACCACAGCATAAGAGAAAGCACCTGATTCCTCAGCCAGATGTTCCTATGGAATGAGTCCATCACTGAGACAAGGCACTTGTGGAGAAGTGTCCCTTTTGTTACAGGaaaaggacacagagctgggctgtggggaggaTCTTGGACAATCCTCTTTGCTCTGGTGGTGCCTTTTCTGTACAGCTACAAGAACTCAACCCACAGCAAATGTGCACCTCAGCCAAACTGTGTCCAGCTACCACAAACATGTGGAGTTTATCCAAAGATTCTGCCATCAGCAAACCAGGATAAACAGCACAGAATGTCCAAGACTCACACAAAAGGCTCCCTTCTTCCATCGATGGCCCTTCAGAGTCCGGTATAAGCGGCCAGCAAAGAATCCACCAAAAACCCTGCACAGAAACAAGCCAAATCAATGAAAATGAGCTGCTGTAGCTGGGGGAAGGCAGGACAGCACAGGGGGAAGCTGTGGAGGCACCTACCCCATGAACATGAAGAGGAAGCAGGCAGTTGTCATCAGCGCGCCCCGGCTCGAAGGCGACAGCATCCCCAGCATAGCCACAACTGCAGAGGGAACAGGACaaggaacagcagctctgagggacatgtgctgcagcagctcaaggACAGGGGCCTGTCCCATCTGCAGCCCACAGCTGCCTGCAATGCCTGCACAGCCTGATTTCCTTCACAGCATAATGTATCCAGAGCCTCCAGCACCGGCCAGAGAGGAAGGCACAGCTTTGATTTCAGCTACAGACCATGCTTCAGCCCCAGCTtccccagggatgggagcaggtgCAGCTCAGCAGGCAAGGCACACCTGTGCAGAAGTCCCCCAGTCCACTATCAGCCAGGGCTCACAGCCtggcaaaggaaataaaatcacaCAAAGCTGCCTTCAGCTGGGCAATGTCATCCAGCAGTTCAGTATCTGCCCAGGCTGATGGCAACAGGAAGCTGCTTCATGGGCCTCATTCCAGCTAAAGTGAGCACAGGGTGAAATCAAACATCCTTGAGCATCATTCGTGTCACAGCCACCCTGTGCAACGTGTGCCACTTACAGATGACAATCAGGATCATACAGAAGAGCTGAATGCCAGAACCCAGGAGAGAGCTGAGGATCATAGGATACTGTGGAGGCCTGAAGACATCTCCATGCACAAGTTTCCAACCAGATTCCTCCATTGTATCTTCCTATAGcaacaacagaaaaaggaaGTTATTTAGATGTGATACACTAGTGGAAATTAAGGTCCTACCACAGCAGCCTAAGAGGTTAACTTTCCTGGATCCAGTTTTTCTACAGAATTTTACCACTCTAGCCAAGAAACTTCTTTCCTCTTGGGCTAAAAACAGCTGAGACCTGAATTGTCAGTGCCAGGACACACTTTACAGAGCTGTCTGCAGTCACTCCTTAGGTCTGAAGACATCCTAACTAGTATATGACTGTTCAGGCAGAAAAAGGTGTGTGACAGCACAACACAACTGCCCATCCCATGGCCAAGGCTCAAAGGAAAACAGGGGCAAGGGAAGAGACAATACAGCCAAGTCTGCACACTGGATCCCTCCTGGCCTGTGCTTCCCTCCCTCCAATCCCAGCCCAAGGAACAAATACATACAATGTCATCCTCTTTGTTGTAGTTGGCAATGTCCTTCCGCAGAGTCCGGATGATGATCATGCTGAGAATCCCTGAAAAcaagcacagagctcagctcagaggctcccacagggctgtgctgctctcaaGCTGTGCAGCTACATGGCTCCCACCAACACTGTtctggctgggagaggaggtCTTGAGTCATCAGCAaagacacacacaaaaccccaaggagcagggaaggcagtATTCCAGCAGAAATGGGGCATTGTGGCtttcttgtgggtttttttgctccGTCAATGACCCCAGTATGAGAAAGGCTGGTAAATGCCTGACCCCACAGGACACTGTTTGAACTGGGAGGCTTTAAATTGGTTCCTGCTCCTTCTGACCAGGTTCAGATATTGCCACATGGTCCTTGAGCCATCTGCAGCTAAGGCTTAAAGAAAATTCCCTGCAGATGATGGTAAAGCTTCCCTCTCCCCACACACCCACTCACCTGAAAGGAAAAAGACGACCACAACCGAGTTAATGATAGAGAACCAGTGGATCTGCACGTCACTCATGGTCAGGTACGTGTCCCAGCGGGAAGCCCACTTAATGTCACTTTCCTGAAAGAACAGGAGAGTTCTTCTCACACCAGCACACTCCCAATGTCTTCTACAACTCCAGTGACAGACACTTGGAGCATCACTGCCAGCCAGCTCCCCAGTAGTGCCTCACCTCCCAGTGCACAGAGTAGGTGAAGAGCAACTGGTTCTCTTTAGTAGGATCTATTTcctgaggggcagagcccgTGGCTTCAGGCAGGGTGCACATGCTCTTCTCATCAGCCTTCAAGTCTgtgaaggaaagcagagcacaCAGTGAGCCCTTCCCTCAGGCACCACCTCTCCCACTGAGCATCACCCTGAGGGCACTGGGTTGCAGTAATTCCAGGTGGGGAAGCACTCGCTCCTTGCTCACCTGCTCTGCAGTTTGCAAAACTACTCTCCTGACCAGCAGTGGAGCACCATTAACAAGCTTTCAGGAAAGCTAtgcacagggctctccttaaCTGGAAGGATAAAAGCCAGAGGTTCTGAAGCCAAGGATCTAGACCATCAACAAATCCTCTATTCCACATGACATGGTGAGAATCAAGACCTCTGCAGCAGTGTCTGCCCTGCCAGAGGGAGCTGTGTGGGGTGATCCACATCATGAGCAACTGCCCTTCTAGACACCCTTTTCCACTGGGCTCACTGAGGTAGGAGTTCTTTCCCCtaagcattatttttaaatttcaattcCCCAGAACAGTTCCAAAcatcctgtgtgtccctgaaCCAGCACAGAGTGTCCCAGTCAGGGAGATCTGTGCCACAGCAAGAGCCAGAATGCCAGACATGCCTCATACCAGATGACACAGtgcaaaaaaatccaaccccaaaacctcaaattCAGATCTTTTTACAGGAATTGATTTTCCATGGATTGCAGTTCATGGATACGTCTCTATTGTTGGTACTTCCTTAATAACAAAGTGGTTTATTATTCTTGTAATTTAGACTCATTTCTGTGCCCTGTGAAGCAACAATTGGCACTCTGATACATTTTGTCCATATAGGAGATTGTTCCCTCTTGCTCCCCTCCTCAAGGGTCTCTTACCTTCCAGTTTAATGCTTTGGGGAATCACCTCAAAGCGCACCACCCTGTAGGTGTGCTCCTGGCTCTCTTCCACATCCTCTCTGTGGTAGTAAAGGATGAAGGAGAGGTGGTTGTGCAGGTAGAACTGAAACAGTgacataaaataaaacatcagcACCCTGTGGGAGGAAGAAGCAAAGCTGAGAAGTAACAACTGCAGAAAACATCTTCAGTGAGGGAAAACTCAGTCTTGGGGGCACAGTGCCTTTGCTCTGCTGAGGGGAAGCCACTGCATGAGCCTGTCCAAAGTTACACGGTGAACAAAAGCAAGGactcctgcctttcccacctTCCCACAAGAGACCCTTCTCTCATATTTCCACTATTAATAAAACCTTTTGCATTCCCAATTCTGATACTCTCTGGCGGACCTCTAACAGACACCCAGATCTCCTCCAGGCACCCCCACACAGCACCTCAGTTCTCTACCTTGTTACCATCCATAAAGCCAAGCCTGTATCCATGCTCGAACTGCAcatccttctccttcttcttctcctcttcctcacgATTGGAATAAAACTCCAGCCGTGTTGCCACAGGGAGGTTATCAGCAATGCTGAAAAGATGAAATTTGAACAGATTTCAGAACAAATTTGTCCACAGCACCAAATCCCCCTAACACAAACCCATGCCTCAGTGACTCACAGGTGGACGTAGTAATCCTCCCTGATGCGCTCGGCGATGAGCTTGCTCTGCTCCACTGTCAGAGTCACTGGCTTGTTGGGAAAGTTGCACAGAACTTCACATTTCTTCTCCACATTCATGGAAACCTGGAAAGGCGTATTTACAATTCGGTCCCCTCGAAGAACCTcacctggaaaagggaaaacacgGGCAGGGTTGGAGACTGACAGGCTTCCTGCTGCTGATCCTGCTGCAGGGACCACAGGAAGCTCCTTTGCTAGCCCAGGTGCAAGGATAAGATTGCAAGTCAGTACAGCTACTTTGTTGGAAGTATCAAGGCCTGCTTATGGATCAGGTTACAGCTCTTCATCAGGACAGGCATTTCCAGTGTCCAGCACATGGACACTGCTGTTTGCAGACAGCCAGCACACAGTGAATCAGAGGAAGAAGCTTCTCTCAGCTCAGCAGAAGGGACACTTGCAATTGCATTTACCCCTGTAAACACCCCCCTACACACAGTCTGACAGGTACACACCGAGGTTCTCAGCCTTGTAGGTGATcttgctgggctggcagaagggCAGTGAGTAGTACTCATAGGGCAGCTGGGTCCGGGAGCTCGTCAGCTTCACAGCCTGCAGGAGGAATGGAAGGATTATCCCCAGGAAAAAACTTCAGATAATTTCCTGTCCTCTCAGCATCATCTAGAAGCTGATGCTTACTTCAAAACACCTTCCATAAAGCTCACTTCCAGAAgatactactactactattattaaaAATAGTAACAAAGACAGATGTTCCTGAGAGACTTCCAGTAGCAATTCATTCACAGAGAAACACTCAAAGAACAAAACATGGTGGTTTCACAAATTTATGTCTCAGTGGAGTCCTAAGAAACAACAAAGACCTCAAAAGAGATTCAAGAATCACATTTCATACAAGATTTCCTCAAACAAAAATTCACATCCCACTGGACCTAGAGGTCTGGCCTCCAGTGCTATGGAGAGTTCAGCAATTTTAATCTCTGCAAGGAAAGCCAGAGAGCCATCAATCTGGGAAGACAAGGTGACCAACCACAAACATTCCTGGAGAGCTTCCACAAATCACAGGGTACAGGGAAGTGCAGAGACATACTACAACAGCCAAGACCACAGTtgctcagaaaaacagaagtgtTTTGTAACACAGCCAAGCTTGTTTATTGGAAAAGTGCTGGCAAACACACTGACTTGCCTAAGCACTTGAGGAAGCATTTAGCTCCTGAAATCCCTTTGAGAACAGCTATTCCAAAACcttcttcttctgggaagcttACTGTAGCCACAGGCAAGTCTCATTTACTTAAAAATAGCCTATGTCTGGCAGTCTGTGGCCAAAGAGAAAACTGTGCCATGCTTCACGTGAGAGCAGCCAACCTCAGCAGCCCCAAGGGTGCTGCATTTGCTGAGACAGAGGCCACagctttagaaaaataaatgaaatgggCTATAAATCACTGATGTCTGAAAGCAAAGCCTGCCTTCCTCGTGGATaggtgcagcagctctgtcactgAGTACCAGCAATGCTGCACAGGAACAGCCCTCAGCAAGGCTGGGCAGAAAGATCTGCAAGGCCCAAGGACAAACACCTCCACCTGGGAAGAGCTTCTCATGAATTTCCCTGAAAGCACAACATGAGCAAACTGGGTATTGAGAAGGTCTGATTCAGACCTTATTCCACCATTCACCTTCCACCCAAGGCACAATCTGCATAAGTACTTTTAGAGTCAGTATAATGCTGGAGAAATTAAATTCACTTCAAAGCCACAGTGAGAAAGGGACCCTTTTCCCCAACAGAGCAACATCTTGAGGACTTTGAAGGAATTTGACAGAAGGAATCTTGAAGGAATTTGGTAGAAGAGATCAGGGGCAAGAACAGGAATCATGTTGGGACCCGAACGCTGTGAAGCAGAGAACACATCTGAACACAAAATTTGCGCAACAGGATCCCCAAATTTAACTTTGCAGCCCATTTTAGCTGCTATggtataaaaaagaaaaagacaaaaaacccccacaccaAACAGACTCACAGCACTGAGTTTGTCCTACCTTTATCTCTACGGGGTCATTGCGGTGGAAGTTGATGGGAGCCACCCCGGGTACGTAGAACGAGTCTGTGCTGTGTAACAACAACAGCAGGCCCAGCACACatctcagcctttcctgcaaAAAGGACAGGGAACAGTAAAATACAACAGAAACAGCATTAGAGATGGGCAACAACACTGGAAATGTTCATCCCGGACATTAGAAAGGCTGTGCAGTCAGGTGAttaaacagaaatgaaattcACAAAAGCTGTTCTTGGCTTTGTTTTGTGACTCTCATCACGTCACTTTCCACTCAGCATGTTTCTGCCTCTTCATGTGCAATCAGGAAAACCTTGGCTTTGCTCAACCAtaagaaaaatgccatttttatcTGCACCATGGGGCATCAAGCAGGCCATCACTTCACTTTTCTGCTCACCCCCACTGAGCTCCCTGTGCTAGAAAACTCCATGGATTAACAGAGAAGAGGGCTGTAGCCCTGGCTGTGGGTGTGTgtcagctctgcacagcagcagctgccctggagcTGAGTACAGATGGCTGCCCACAGGCCACTACCTGCAGAGGAGCAGTTACTGTGATGTGACACCAGTAACTGCACCAAAGGGACAGTCACATCACCACTCCCTCCTGCTGCATCACCACTCTGCTTTCCTCACCCCTCCaggccacagcacagctcagtaaCATGGCACATCactttttcatccttttttagCGAGCAGGGTGACAAGTCAGGCTGGAAGGTTCAATCAACTCTATAGGGGCTCCAGGAGAACCCAGATCCTACCACAGCCACAGCAAACCCTTTATTTAACACACCTTGCTGCCTCCTCAGCCCCTCCCATTACCTCAGGTAACCCAGCTGAGCATGGGCAGGAAGGCTGTGAAATGAAAATCGAGCTTTAAAGAGTATTAGCCAGCAGCAGCTTGCCTGGATTAGGACATCAGCCCTGCTATAATCTCACAGCACTACTGGCTTCAGGCTCTTCTCCTGAACTCCCAGTGGTATGGCACCACtggaaaaccaacaaaaccttGTTTGGTTTGGGATAACTCTTGAGCTAATGCTGTAGATGTAAGAAACCAaatccccactgtccctgtgcctcctcAGCGCTGTCAGTCTGTCTGACAGCACCAGAGGGAACACTCCACAGGCCAGGTGTGacaaacagcagctctgtcatGGGGATCTTTCCTCaggttgggggaaaaaaataaaataaaaaaaatctgtgtttattGCCCCCACACCCCTTCTTCTTCATCACCTTCCTCCTGTCTCATTCTAAGGCAAGGAAAGTACCTGGGCCCAGACACCTGTAAGGGCAAACCAGAGCATCCAGAATTAATGAAATTGagcaggattaaaaaaaaaaaaggcagaagggTCAGGGGGTTGAAAGTCTAAAATTTAAGATGCAAATGCTAGGCACCTACAGAAAATATGAATACTGAATCATCAGATACATGTGGgcttccagtacctgaagggagcctacaagaaaaaTTGAGAGAGACTACAAACCATGGAGtacaggacaagagggaacagctttaaactgacagagtagggatatcaggaagaaattcttccttgtgaCAGTGGTGAGGCATTGGCACAGactgctcagagaagctgtggctgccccatccctggaattgctcaagaccaggctggatggagtttggagcagcctgggatagtggaaggtttCCCTGTCAATGGAACAAAATGAGTTTTAAGGACCCTGCCAGCCCAAACCACGCTGTGATTCTCTGATCTTTTTTGCTTACAAAGGGGATTTTCAGATCTATTCTAAGCACAGCCAAATACACTTGGAGCAGGCATAAAGCCCCAGCTTGGAAACACTCTTGTTAAAGCTGCCTGACATTCAATACTGATCTGCCTTCAGGTAACATGGGGATTATTCTCTGTGCTTCACTAAATTTTGCCTTTCCAATCTTTAAAGGAGAGCTCAGTGGCTCTCCACAGAGTAGGAAAATGTCTCCTGCACAGGGGAAGCAGTGGAAGGAATCTGCACTCTTGTCCCACACTGCACTCCAGCAACCTGCAGCCCTTTTCTCATTTGTCACTGAAGTGACAGACCTACACAGTGTTACTCCAAAACCAGAACCACACCACTGccacccctgccccagcaggctgGGAGGTGAAAAGACCAGGACAGGACTTTGGCAGCCACTCAGAAGACACATGAGCATGCAGGAGATGAAATTTTTGATGACAATTTTGGCAGAAATCAGGCTGTCTTTGCATACAGATGATGATGACTCAGGCAGCAACAGGAAAGACAAGAGGGTGACTCTAAAGCCTTGCCAGGAAAGAACAGTTGGTagcaagaaaagagaaagctgCTATGCAACAGGTGGGGAAAGCTTTGGGAGTGAAATATGAAGGAAATGCCCAGTGCAGGCTCCtgagctggcagagcacagggaggctGAAGCCAGGGCCTTACTCACCAGGACCTTTGTGCTTGTACTGACAAATGTGCCTCATCCTCTCcaaacaaaggcagcagcttaGAAATGTCAACATGGACACCCCCCAAAGCATCTGTGTGACTCATGG
Coding sequences within:
- the TM9SF4 gene encoding transmembrane 9 superfamily member 4 — its product is MAIGPAANRAPLPVTAAPTRGSKMAASAAMERLRCVLGLLLLLHSTDSFYVPGVAPINFHRNDPVEIKAVKLTSSRTQLPYEYYSLPFCQPSKITYKAENLGEVLRGDRIVNTPFQVSMNVEKKCEVLCNFPNKPVTLTVEQSKLIAERIREDYYVHLIADNLPVATRLEFYSNREEEEKKKEKDVQFEHGYRLGFMDGNKFYLHNHLSFILYYHREDVEESQEHTYRVVRFEVIPQSIKLEDLKADEKSMCTLPEATGSAPQEIDPTKENQLLFTYSVHWEESDIKWASRWDTYLTMSDVQIHWFSIINSVVVVFFLSGILSMIIIRTLRKDIANYNKEDDIEDTMEESGWKLVHGDVFRPPQYPMILSSLLGSGIQLFCMILIVIFVAMLGMLSPSSRGALMTTACFLFMFMGVFGGFFAGRLYRTLKGHRWKKGAFCTATLYPGVVFGICFVLNCFIWGKHSSGAVPFPTMVALLCMWFGISLPLVYLGYYFGFRKQPYDNPVRTNQIPRQIPEQRWYMNKFVGILMAGILPFGAMFIELFFIFSAIWENQFYYLFGFLFLVFIILVVSCSQISIVMVYFQLCAEDYRWWWRTFLVSGGSAFYVLIYAVFYFVNKLDIVEFIPSLLYFGYTALMVLSFWLLTGTIGFYAAYMFVRKIYAAVKID